From the genome of Mycobacterium sp. 050128, one region includes:
- a CDS encoding GAF and ANTAR domain-containing protein, which produces MAIQQQLLAAVEGHRGTKAADRICEACVVHLNIDAAAISLIFDGLPTGTLGSSSAWARRLDELQFTLGEGPCVDSIAQRAAVLVVDLADPVERRWPAFSPAMLAQQIRGVFALPVVVAGEYVGALDLFCHQPGPLDHENLAGAVAAADVAGIPLLDLLGADFQAAIGDPSSSAWTDLNALSRAEVSQATGMLVAQLDIDPAEALVRLRAHAYATGRSATDVARDILDRRIQLESD; this is translated from the coding sequence GTGGCGATCCAACAGCAACTACTCGCTGCCGTCGAGGGCCACCGTGGCACCAAGGCCGCTGACCGCATATGTGAGGCGTGCGTCGTTCATCTCAACATCGACGCCGCTGCCATCTCCCTGATCTTTGACGGCCTGCCGACAGGGACCCTTGGCTCCAGCAGCGCTTGGGCCCGCAGGCTCGACGAACTCCAGTTCACCCTCGGCGAAGGGCCATGCGTTGACTCCATCGCGCAGCGAGCCGCCGTCCTGGTCGTCGACCTCGCCGACCCGGTCGAGCGGCGCTGGCCCGCATTCAGCCCGGCGATGCTCGCGCAGCAGATTCGTGGCGTCTTTGCCTTGCCCGTCGTCGTCGCCGGCGAATACGTCGGCGCCCTTGACCTCTTCTGCCACCAGCCCGGACCCCTCGACCACGAAAATCTCGCAGGTGCCGTCGCTGCCGCCGACGTTGCCGGCATCCCTCTTCTCGACCTCCTCGGCGCCGATTTCCAAGCCGCTATCGGCGATCCGAGCAGCAGCGCCTGGACCGATCTCAACGCGCTGTCCCGCGCCGAGGTCAGCCAGGCCACCGGGATGCTCGTGGCCCAGCTCGATATCGACCCCGCCGAGGCGCTCGTCCGACTACGCGCACACGCCTATGCCACCGGGCGCAGCGCCACCGACGTCGCACGCGACATCCTCGACCGCCGAATCCAACTCGAATCCGACTAA
- a CDS encoding SDR family NAD(P)-dependent oxidoreductase, translated as MTGTLTQTAALVTGASSGIGEATAKALAAEGAAVALLARRAERLADLKAEIESCGGTALVVRADVTDAEQVAAAVQRTVAELGRLDILVNNAGLMQSAPATEAPLQDWDQMVSVNVQGVLYTTKAALPHLIEAAADSPRGVADLVTISSTAGWVARPNTAVYSLTKFGVNAFSEGLRQEVLGKRVRVGVVGPGTVDTEIFSHLADSSREAFERQTAGMVKLRPEDIADAVLFMVTRDRRVAVNHMLVRARRRTDVVVA; from the coding sequence ATGACCGGAACACTGACACAGACCGCGGCACTGGTTACCGGTGCGAGCAGCGGCATCGGCGAAGCGACCGCCAAAGCGTTAGCGGCCGAGGGTGCCGCGGTGGCGCTGCTTGCACGCCGGGCCGAACGGCTGGCCGACCTGAAAGCCGAGATCGAATCGTGCGGCGGTACAGCGCTGGTCGTGCGCGCTGACGTCACCGATGCCGAACAAGTGGCCGCCGCCGTCCAGCGAACCGTCGCGGAGCTGGGGCGCCTCGACATTCTGGTGAACAACGCCGGCCTGATGCAGTCGGCACCCGCGACCGAGGCGCCATTGCAGGACTGGGACCAGATGGTGTCCGTCAACGTGCAGGGCGTCCTCTACACCACCAAAGCGGCACTGCCACATCTGATCGAGGCGGCCGCCGATTCACCACGCGGCGTCGCCGATCTGGTCACCATCAGCTCTACCGCCGGCTGGGTAGCCCGTCCCAACACCGCGGTCTATTCGTTGACCAAGTTCGGCGTCAACGCCTTCAGCGAAGGCCTGCGCCAAGAGGTACTCGGCAAGCGCGTCCGGGTCGGCGTCGTGGGTCCCGGCACAGTCGATACCGAAATCTTCAGCCACCTGGCCGACTCGTCGCGGGAGGCATTCGAACGCCAAACCGCCGGCATGGTCAAGCTGCGGCCCGAGGACATCGCCGATGCGGTGCTGTTCATGGTGACCCGTGACCGCCGGGTGGCGGTCAACCACATGCTGGTGCGTGCGCGCCGCCGAACAGACGTGGTAGTCGCTTGA
- a CDS encoding enoyl-CoA hydratase/isomerase family protein, producing the protein MPEFDYEKLKKEAEQYIKFEKDKKNRIAYITFDRPEAQNATSLGMRQNYADLIHKCNVDDDVKVVVIRGEGQDFGSGGDLPEQRPMLENPGLPLHHELAINDDDVKYPPGGSYRYLSTVTDFYAKARAGNRPLQELRKISIIEAKGYCYGWHFYQAGDADLVISSDDALFGHPAFRYVGWGPRLWWWAETMGLRKFSEMLFTGRPFSAKEMYECGFVNSVVPRDKLEAETLKYAMACSRSRPTDTVAVQKTFLELYKQHKGEYFGSLLTGMVEGMLPMIKNDAEEVDLTGGTFEKGLNNVVKDNDMNFPPEWRLSRSGRAKP; encoded by the coding sequence ATGCCTGAATTCGACTACGAAAAGCTGAAGAAAGAAGCCGAGCAGTACATCAAGTTCGAGAAGGACAAGAAGAACCGGATCGCCTACATCACCTTTGACCGCCCGGAAGCGCAGAACGCCACCAGCCTGGGCATGCGGCAGAACTACGCCGACCTGATCCACAAGTGCAATGTGGACGACGATGTCAAGGTCGTCGTAATCCGCGGCGAGGGCCAGGATTTCGGTAGTGGCGGTGACCTGCCCGAGCAGCGGCCGATGCTGGAGAACCCGGGCCTGCCGCTGCACCACGAGCTCGCAATCAACGACGACGACGTCAAGTACCCGCCGGGTGGGTCGTACCGTTACCTGTCCACCGTGACCGACTTCTACGCTAAGGCGCGTGCCGGTAACCGTCCGCTGCAGGAGCTTCGGAAGATCAGCATCATCGAGGCCAAGGGCTACTGCTACGGCTGGCACTTCTACCAGGCCGGTGACGCCGACCTGGTGATCTCCTCCGACGATGCCCTGTTCGGCCACCCGGCGTTCCGTTACGTCGGTTGGGGACCCCGGCTGTGGTGGTGGGCCGAGACCATGGGACTGCGCAAGTTCTCCGAAATGCTGTTCACCGGAAGGCCGTTCAGCGCAAAAGAAATGTACGAGTGCGGATTCGTCAACAGCGTGGTGCCTCGTGACAAGTTGGAAGCCGAGACCCTCAAATACGCAATGGCGTGTTCACGATCGCGTCCAACCGACACGGTCGCCGTGCAGAAGACCTTCTTGGAGCTCTACAAGCAACACAAGGGCGAATACTTCGGGAGCCTGCTGACCGGCATGGTCGAGGGCATGTTGCCGATGATCAAAAACGATGCGGAAGAAGTCGACCTCACCGGTGGCACCTTCGAAAAGGGTCTCAACAACGTGGTGAAGGACAACGACATGAACTTCCCGCCGGAGTGGCGCCTCAGCCGCTCGGGGCGCGCGAAGCCCTGA
- a CDS encoding mycofactocin-coupled SDR family oxidoreductase has protein sequence MAGRVEGKVAFISGAARGQGRSHAVRLAQEGADIIAIDICGPIDNLAYPHSTPADLAETADMVKNLDRRIVTAQVDVRDYEGLKAAVDSGVEQLGRLDIIVANAGVGTDGRKLHKIRENVWQDMIDINLSGVWHTVKAGVPHILSGGRGGSIVLTSSVGGRKAYQNTGHYVAAKHGVIGLMRAFAVELGQDMIRVNSVLPTQVSTTMVMNDNTYRLFRPDLAEPGPEDFAPISQMMHTLPVPWVDPVDISNAVLFFASDESRYVTGVSLPVDAGSLLK, from the coding sequence ATGGCCGGTCGCGTCGAGGGCAAAGTCGCCTTCATCAGCGGTGCCGCCCGCGGGCAGGGCCGCAGTCACGCGGTGCGCCTGGCACAAGAGGGCGCCGACATCATCGCGATCGACATCTGCGGGCCGATCGACAATTTGGCCTACCCGCATTCGACGCCCGCGGATCTCGCCGAGACCGCCGACATGGTCAAGAACCTCGACCGGCGCATCGTCACCGCACAGGTCGACGTCCGCGACTACGAGGGGCTCAAGGCGGCCGTCGACAGCGGGGTGGAACAACTCGGCCGACTCGACATCATCGTCGCCAACGCGGGCGTGGGTACCGATGGCAGGAAGCTGCACAAGATCCGCGAGAACGTGTGGCAGGACATGATCGACATCAACCTGAGCGGTGTCTGGCACACCGTCAAAGCAGGCGTACCGCACATCCTTTCGGGTGGACGCGGTGGATCGATCGTGCTCACCAGCTCGGTCGGCGGGCGTAAGGCCTACCAAAACACCGGCCACTATGTCGCCGCGAAGCACGGCGTCATCGGGCTGATGCGGGCCTTCGCCGTCGAACTGGGTCAGGACATGATCCGGGTCAACTCGGTGCTACCGACCCAGGTCAGCACCACAATGGTGATGAACGACAACACCTATCGGCTTTTTCGCCCGGACCTGGCCGAGCCCGGGCCCGAAGACTTCGCGCCGATCTCGCAGATGATGCACACCTTGCCGGTGCCCTGGGTGGACCCGGTGGATATCAGCAACGCGGTCTTGTTCTTCGCCTCTGACGAATCTCGTTATGTCACTGGCGTTTCGCTTCCCGTTGATGCGGGCAGCTTGCTCAAATAA
- a CDS encoding cytochrome P450, giving the protein MTASTESHVSFDPYDVELIADPYPMFKRLRDEAPLYYNSEYDFYALSRFADVNKGIVDHGTYSSARGVIMELIKANLEIPSGMLIFEDPPIHDVHRKLLSRMFTPRKISALEPMIRDFCAQSLDPLVGSGRFDFVTDLGAIMPMKVISALLGIPEEDQEYIRDRGNAQLRTEPGKPMSAAEHGLSVGEQFEAYIDWRAENPSDDIMTELLNVEFVDETGTTRRLRREEILVYLNVVAGAGNETTTRLIGWAGKVLAEHPDQRRELVENPALIPQAIEELLRFEPPAPHMARYVTRDVSLYDQTVPQGSVMLMLIGAACRDERQFGPDAGEFNIHRAPRPHLTFSVGAHFCLGSALARLEGRVALEEILKRFPEWEPDMANATLSPTSSVRGWETLPTLVP; this is encoded by the coding sequence GTGACGGCGAGCACCGAGAGCCATGTCAGCTTTGATCCGTACGATGTCGAGCTGATTGCCGACCCGTATCCGATGTTTAAGCGCTTGCGTGACGAGGCGCCGCTCTACTACAACTCCGAATACGACTTTTACGCGCTGAGCCGATTCGCCGATGTCAACAAGGGAATCGTCGACCACGGCACGTACAGCTCTGCGCGTGGCGTGATCATGGAGCTGATCAAGGCCAACCTCGAGATCCCATCGGGGATGCTGATCTTCGAAGACCCACCGATCCACGACGTGCACCGCAAGTTGCTGTCGCGGATGTTCACGCCACGCAAGATCTCCGCGCTGGAACCGATGATCCGCGACTTCTGCGCACAATCCCTGGATCCGTTGGTGGGTTCGGGCCGATTCGACTTCGTCACCGATCTGGGCGCGATCATGCCGATGAAGGTCATCAGTGCCTTGCTCGGGATTCCCGAAGAGGATCAGGAGTACATCCGCGATCGCGGGAATGCGCAACTACGCACCGAGCCCGGCAAGCCGATGAGTGCCGCCGAGCATGGCTTGTCGGTGGGCGAGCAGTTCGAGGCCTACATCGACTGGCGCGCCGAGAACCCGTCCGACGACATCATGACCGAGCTGCTCAATGTCGAGTTCGTCGACGAGACCGGGACCACCCGGCGGCTGCGCCGTGAGGAGATTCTGGTGTATCTCAACGTGGTGGCTGGAGCGGGCAATGAAACGACGACTCGTCTGATCGGTTGGGCCGGAAAGGTTCTCGCGGAGCACCCAGACCAGCGTCGCGAGCTCGTCGAAAATCCAGCGCTGATCCCGCAGGCGATTGAGGAGCTGCTGCGCTTCGAGCCGCCGGCACCGCACATGGCGCGGTATGTGACCCGCGACGTCAGCCTCTATGACCAGACGGTGCCGCAAGGCAGCGTGATGCTGATGCTCATCGGTGCCGCGTGCCGCGACGAGCGCCAGTTCGGGCCGGATGCAGGCGAATTCAACATTCATCGCGCCCCCCGACCGCACCTCACGTTCAGCGTCGGTGCGCACTTCTGCCTGGGCTCGGCGCTGGCCCGACTGGAAGGCCGTGTCGCCCTGGAAGAAATCCTCAAGCGCTTTCCGGAGTGGGAGCCCGATATGGCCAACGCCACGCTCAGCCCGACGTCGTCGGTGCGGGGCTGGGAAACCCTGCCGACACTGGTGCCCTGA
- a CDS encoding TetR/AcrR family transcriptional regulator, with protein sequence MARYPSASAKRRKPNPAERRRDLCDAAIELLAADGAKGLSHLKVDRKAAVPDGTTSFYFRTRSALLRAVAERLAELDLERLQSIADSAGSTRDNPTPSLLSQVVIQAGTEPQLSWTKARYELTMQAARDPAMAAILQQATDAFTKLHREILVQLMPHGAELESAVVEDLSNVTLTFINGLLMRAAHGDRVVATPEQLDAILTAIATGILKSPHRGALTEAAAVHPGGGRRAAASG encoded by the coding sequence ATGGCTCGATACCCGTCTGCGTCGGCAAAAAGACGAAAGCCCAACCCCGCCGAGCGCCGCCGCGATCTGTGCGATGCGGCGATCGAGTTATTGGCCGCCGACGGGGCCAAGGGGCTGAGCCATCTCAAGGTCGACCGCAAGGCCGCCGTTCCCGACGGCACTACGTCCTTTTACTTCCGGACTCGGTCCGCGCTGCTGCGTGCGGTAGCCGAACGGCTGGCAGAGCTGGATCTGGAACGCCTGCAGTCCATCGCCGACAGCGCGGGTAGCACGCGAGACAATCCCACGCCCTCGTTGTTGTCGCAGGTGGTGATTCAGGCCGGCACCGAGCCGCAGCTGTCGTGGACCAAGGCCCGCTACGAGCTGACGATGCAAGCCGCCCGGGATCCCGCCATGGCCGCGATCCTGCAGCAGGCGACGGATGCGTTCACCAAGTTGCACCGCGAGATCCTCGTGCAGCTGATGCCCCATGGGGCCGAGCTGGAATCGGCGGTGGTCGAGGATCTGAGCAATGTCACGCTGACGTTCATCAACGGTCTGCTGATGCGGGCCGCGCATGGCGACCGCGTTGTCGCTACCCCCGAGCAACTCGACGCGATCCTGACGGCCATTGCGACCGGAATCCTCAAGAGTCCGCACCGGGGTGCCCTCACCGAGGCCGCCGCCGTGCACCCGGGCGGCGGCCGCCGGGCCGCCGCCTCCGGCTGA
- a CDS encoding SecDF P1 head subdomain-containing protein, with the protein MPATTTVRLTSAILLGALACGCHAAQHATAPTTSTSAAASAPPPVPPVVRIAPLPVRPVEKSQPTSPDKCPATNPAAPAPPGSVLVTCDLARTTRYTLGPETMRLELTHVDAPKPLTADFYQVILTMDPASETAWAAFTAAHLHAHVAFVRDDLVLEAPMIEHQVSSGQIALTTQTAPAAAQLAQLAGRPA; encoded by the coding sequence ATGCCCGCCACCACAACCGTCCGGCTGACCAGCGCCATCCTGCTCGGCGCGCTGGCGTGCGGCTGCCACGCGGCGCAGCACGCGACCGCACCCACCACGTCGACCAGCGCCGCCGCCTCGGCGCCCCCGCCCGTACCGCCGGTGGTTCGGATTGCGCCGTTGCCGGTCCGGCCGGTCGAGAAATCGCAACCGACCTCACCCGACAAGTGCCCCGCGACGAATCCGGCGGCCCCGGCGCCGCCGGGCAGCGTCCTGGTCACCTGCGACCTCGCCCGGACCACCCGGTATACGCTGGGACCGGAAACGATGCGACTCGAGCTGACGCACGTGGACGCACCCAAGCCGCTGACAGCGGACTTCTATCAAGTGATCCTGACGATGGACCCGGCGTCGGAGACGGCATGGGCGGCATTCACCGCGGCGCATCTGCACGCCCACGTCGCCTTCGTCCGCGACGATTTAGTCCTGGAGGCGCCGATGATCGAGCATCAGGTCAGCTCCGGGCAGATCGCGCTGACGACCCAAACTGCCCCGGCGGCCGCCCAGTTGGCGCAATTGGCGGGCCGTCCGGCATGA
- a CDS encoding Gfo/Idh/MocA family protein has translation MAEHLRIGILGAAAIAPMALIKPAKNNAEVVVAAVAARDGARARAFAAKHGIARVHDDYAALIADPDLDAIYNPLPNGLHGKWTRAALAAGKHVLCEKPFTANAAEAREIAGLAAQSDRVVMEAFHYRYHPQTLRAEQIIASGELGKLKHVEATLCFPLPRFSDIRYNYALAGGATMDAGCYTVHMVRTFGGSTPEVVSAQAKLHNPQIDRAMTAELRFAGGHTGRVRCSMWSRRLFDISAKVVGERGQLHLLNPAMPQMFHRLSVRTSDDNRVESFPRRASYAYQLDAFAAAVLRGEPVKTTAQDAIENMTVIDNIYRAAGLPLREPS, from the coding sequence ATGGCTGAACACCTGCGGATCGGCATCTTGGGTGCCGCCGCGATAGCACCGATGGCGCTGATCAAACCCGCCAAGAACAACGCCGAGGTCGTGGTCGCCGCGGTGGCCGCACGCGATGGCGCGCGTGCTCGAGCTTTCGCTGCCAAGCACGGCATCGCCCGGGTGCACGACGACTACGCCGCGCTGATCGCCGACCCGGATCTCGACGCCATCTACAACCCGCTGCCAAACGGGTTGCACGGCAAGTGGACCCGAGCCGCGCTGGCCGCCGGTAAACACGTGCTGTGTGAAAAACCGTTTACCGCCAACGCCGCCGAAGCCCGCGAGATCGCCGGGCTGGCTGCGCAGTCGGATCGAGTGGTGATGGAAGCCTTCCACTATCGCTACCATCCGCAGACCTTACGGGCCGAGCAGATCATCGCTTCGGGGGAACTGGGCAAGCTCAAGCACGTGGAAGCAACGCTGTGTTTCCCGCTGCCCAGGTTCTCCGACATCCGGTACAACTACGCCCTGGCCGGCGGTGCGACGATGGATGCGGGCTGCTACACGGTCCACATGGTTCGTACGTTCGGCGGTTCGACTCCGGAAGTCGTTTCGGCGCAAGCGAAACTGCATAATCCTCAGATCGACCGGGCGATGACGGCCGAGCTGCGGTTCGCCGGCGGACACACCGGCCGGGTCCGGTGCTCGATGTGGTCGCGGCGCCTTTTCGATATCAGTGCCAAAGTGGTCGGCGAACGCGGCCAGCTCCATCTGCTCAATCCCGCGATGCCACAGATGTTCCATCGGCTCTCGGTTCGAACCTCAGACGACAACCGGGTGGAGAGTTTTCCGCGCCGCGCCTCCTACGCCTACCAGCTCGATGCGTTCGCCGCGGCGGTGCTTCGCGGCGAGCCGGTGAAAACCACCGCGCAGGACGCGATCGAGAACATGACCGTCATCGACAATATCTATCGCGCGGCGGGTCTGCCGCTTCGTGAACCGAGCTGA
- a CDS encoding alpha/beta fold hydrolase: MSEHSPISGKDVTNNYLISLRNDVGGGKPGTDIGDTKYIDLAPDKSAYNLKNDAIHPDQWLHRLRATNENVLVFVHGFDVDADTALERHKSIKDYLPSDVSLVSFDWPAANSKVIPKEKYMTDRAKATQIASPSRPRLLDECLQLLLYHFDAKNIHLFAHSMGAYVTQATFQAASAVRIGRVLMAAADDDQRNYLDGSQTLRNFLSKCDDLTAYWSTFDQALPFSAEWNTYIPLGLIGYPDADTPTKHNLQCSHYYYVYAKPDRPSDIPESEWSHVWYILFQPTNPPPLENDFYIDLGEVLHRTLTEPTRALRPTLRSISADTEEK, encoded by the coding sequence ATGAGTGAACATTCGCCGATTTCCGGAAAAGACGTGACCAACAATTACTTGATCAGCTTGCGCAATGACGTTGGTGGAGGAAAGCCCGGTACTGATATCGGCGACACGAAGTACATCGACCTCGCGCCAGACAAGTCGGCATACAACCTTAAAAACGACGCCATTCACCCGGATCAGTGGCTACATCGATTGCGCGCCACCAACGAAAACGTGCTGGTATTCGTGCACGGCTTCGACGTCGACGCCGACACGGCCCTCGAACGACACAAGTCCATCAAGGATTACCTCCCGTCCGACGTCTCTCTTGTGAGCTTCGATTGGCCCGCCGCAAACTCTAAGGTCATACCGAAAGAGAAGTACATGACAGACAGGGCAAAAGCTACCCAGATTGCGTCGCCGTCGAGGCCGAGGCTCCTAGACGAGTGTCTACAACTCCTCCTCTACCATTTCGACGCCAAGAACATTCACCTGTTTGCTCACTCCATGGGGGCCTACGTAACGCAGGCTACTTTCCAGGCGGCGAGTGCCGTCAGGATCGGTCGTGTGCTGATGGCTGCAGCGGACGACGATCAACGGAATTACCTCGACGGGAGTCAAACTCTCAGGAATTTTTTGAGCAAGTGTGACGATTTGACGGCCTACTGGAGCACCTTTGACCAAGCACTCCCGTTCTCGGCAGAGTGGAACACGTACATTCCCCTCGGTCTCATCGGCTACCCAGACGCGGATACTCCCACAAAACATAACCTGCAATGCAGCCACTATTACTACGTATATGCCAAACCAGACAGGCCATCCGACATTCCAGAATCCGAGTGGTCACACGTCTGGTACATCCTCTTCCAACCGACAAATCCGCCGCCGTTGGAAAACGATTTCTATATCGACCTGGGCGAAGTTCTTCACAGGACGCTAACGGAACCTACTCGAGCGCTGCGCCCCACGCTAAGATCCATATCCGCGGACACCGAAGAAAAGTAA
- a CDS encoding arylsulfatase has protein sequence MKRPNFLVILADDLGFSDIGAFGSEIETPNLDRLAHAGIRLTDFHSAPACSPTRAMLMTGTDHHVAGIGTMLEVAIPGFRGAPGYEGYLNDRVVALPELLRDAGYFTLMSGKWHLGHTIERSPWARGFERSFALLPAGASHYGGAAGRGFSPVPTLYTEDDQFVTVGEDFYSSDSYTDTLLGYFRDRAADPKDRDRPFFAYLPFQAPHWPLQAPDESVAKYRGRYDAGPDALREERLASLKRLGLCAPDVEPHPVVADGAPEWADMTDEERAISARSMEVYAGMVDRMDWNIGRVIDYLAETGELDNTVVMFMSDNGAEGAIVEAMPLRGPQIVAQIEKNCDNSLENLGRPTSFIWYGPRWAQAATAPSRLHKAFTTEGGIRVVGFVTWPGFARQDAIGTAFATVMDIAPTVLELAGVEHPGTSYRDRDVEPMLGRSLVPYLSCDAEAVHPGETGTGWELFGRRAIRQGDWKALYLPPPYGPGAWQLYDLSCDRGEIHDLAATHPDKLAELLALWDRYVEENGVLTEPISVYDVDPQLLG, from the coding sequence GTGAAGCGGCCTAACTTTTTGGTGATCCTGGCAGACGACCTCGGGTTTTCCGACATCGGTGCATTCGGCAGCGAAATCGAAACGCCCAACCTCGACCGTCTCGCCCACGCCGGCATCAGGCTCACCGATTTCCATTCCGCGCCGGCCTGTTCGCCGACCCGGGCGATGCTGATGACCGGAACCGACCACCACGTCGCCGGTATCGGCACGATGCTGGAAGTCGCGATCCCCGGATTCCGGGGTGCGCCCGGCTATGAGGGCTATCTCAACGACCGCGTCGTCGCGCTGCCGGAGCTCTTGCGCGACGCCGGCTATTTCACCCTGATGTCGGGCAAATGGCATCTGGGCCACACGATTGAAAGATCGCCCTGGGCAAGGGGTTTCGAGCGTTCGTTTGCGTTGCTGCCAGCCGGTGCCAGCCACTACGGCGGCGCTGCGGGCCGCGGATTCTCTCCGGTGCCAACGCTTTACACCGAAGACGATCAGTTCGTCACGGTGGGCGAAGACTTCTACTCGTCGGACTCCTACACCGACACGTTGCTCGGCTACTTCCGCGACCGCGCGGCCGACCCCAAAGATCGAGACCGGCCGTTCTTCGCATACCTGCCGTTTCAGGCGCCGCACTGGCCGCTGCAGGCACCCGACGAATCCGTTGCCAAATACCGCGGCCGCTACGACGCGGGCCCGGATGCGTTGCGCGAGGAGCGGTTGGCGTCGCTTAAGCGCCTCGGGCTCTGTGCGCCCGATGTCGAGCCGCATCCGGTCGTCGCCGATGGCGCGCCGGAGTGGGCCGATATGACGGACGAGGAGCGCGCGATTTCGGCCCGCTCCATGGAGGTCTACGCCGGCATGGTGGACCGGATGGACTGGAACATCGGCCGGGTGATCGACTACCTGGCCGAGACCGGTGAGCTGGACAACACCGTCGTGATGTTCATGTCCGACAACGGTGCCGAGGGCGCGATCGTCGAAGCGATGCCGCTGCGCGGCCCCCAGATCGTCGCGCAGATCGAAAAGAACTGTGACAACAGCCTGGAGAACCTGGGCCGGCCGACATCGTTCATCTGGTACGGACCCCGCTGGGCACAGGCGGCCACGGCACCCTCGCGATTACATAAGGCGTTCACCACTGAGGGCGGTATCCGGGTGGTGGGTTTCGTCACCTGGCCGGGCTTCGCGCGCCAGGACGCGATCGGCACCGCGTTCGCGACCGTCATGGACATCGCTCCCACCGTGCTGGAACTGGCCGGCGTCGAACATCCGGGCACCTCCTACCGCGACCGCGACGTCGAGCCGATGCTCGGCCGCTCGCTGGTGCCGTACCTGTCGTGCGACGCCGAGGCGGTCCACCCTGGTGAGACAGGCACCGGCTGGGAATTGTTCGGCCGCCGCGCGATCCGTCAAGGCGACTGGAAAGCCCTCTATCTGCCCCCGCCCTACGGGCCGGGCGCGTGGCAACTCTACGACCTTTCTTGCGACCGGGGTGAGATCCACGACCTCGCGGCCACCCATCCCGACAAGCTGGCCGAGCTTCTCGCGTTGTGGGATCGCTATGTCGAGGAGAACGGGGTGCTCACGGAGCCGATTTCGGTGTACGACGTGGACCCGCAATTGCTCGGATAA
- a CDS encoding nitronate monooxygenase: MLADFEMSIPLVAAPMSGGPTTPAMVSAATGAGGLGMLAAGYKTVEAVEAELKTVRAEGIPFGINLFAPNPVPVDADSYRAYAAIIQKEADQFGLTLPADPIEDTDRFDEKIALLLDDPVPMVSFTFGIPPRSVIAALQRAKTVVVQTVTTSQEAVQARDAGVDMLALQAAVAGGHSGTLTPLRPVQPVPIVDLVRQVTATVPLPVLAAGGLATPDAVADVIRAGAAAAVVGTVLLRATESGASATHQAALTDPARTETVLTHAFTGRPARGLRNTFIDDHEDQAPFGYPAIHYLTSPLRKAAAAAGKPDYVHLWAGTGYRHATAEPTADILRRLASNL; the protein is encoded by the coding sequence ATGTTGGCAGATTTCGAGATGTCGATTCCGCTGGTTGCCGCGCCGATGTCGGGCGGCCCGACCACGCCGGCGATGGTGTCGGCGGCCACCGGGGCGGGCGGGCTGGGCATGCTCGCCGCGGGTTATAAGACGGTCGAGGCCGTCGAAGCCGAGCTCAAGACCGTGCGTGCCGAGGGAATCCCGTTCGGCATCAACCTGTTTGCACCTAACCCGGTGCCGGTCGACGCCGACAGCTACCGCGCTTACGCGGCGATCATCCAGAAGGAGGCCGACCAGTTCGGGCTCACCCTGCCTGCCGACCCCATCGAGGACACCGATCGGTTCGACGAGAAGATCGCGCTGCTGCTCGATGACCCTGTGCCGATGGTGTCCTTCACGTTCGGCATCCCGCCGCGCAGCGTGATCGCCGCGCTGCAGCGGGCCAAAACCGTGGTGGTTCAAACGGTGACGACGTCGCAGGAGGCGGTGCAAGCCCGGGATGCCGGCGTGGACATGCTGGCCTTACAGGCAGCCGTCGCCGGAGGGCATTCCGGCACCCTCACACCGCTACGACCAGTGCAGCCGGTCCCGATCGTGGACCTGGTCAGACAGGTCACCGCGACGGTGCCGCTGCCGGTGCTGGCCGCCGGTGGGCTGGCGACACCCGATGCGGTGGCCGACGTGATCCGGGCGGGGGCCGCCGCGGCCGTCGTCGGCACCGTGCTGCTGCGCGCCACCGAAAGCGGTGCGTCGGCAACCCACCAGGCTGCCCTGACCGATCCCGCTCGGACCGAAACGGTGTTGACCCATGCCTTCACCGGGCGCCCCGCCCGCGGACTGCGCAACACGTTCATCGACGACCACGAGGACCAAGCGCCGTTCGGCTATCCCGCGATTCACTACTTGACCAGCCCGCTGCGCAAAGCCGCCGCGGCGGCGGGCAAGCCCGACTATGTCCACCTGTGGGCAGGAACGGGATACCGGCACGCCACCGCCGAACCCACCGCGGACATTCTGCGGCGGCTTGCTTCCAATCTGTGA